The following proteins come from a genomic window of Finegoldia magna ATCC 29328:
- the purH gene encoding bifunctional phosphoribosylaminoimidazolecarboxamide formyltransferase/IMP cyclohydrolase has translation MRALISLTDKTDVAKLAKSLQELGYEIISTGGTYKEIEKSGVNVIDISKVTNFPEILQGRVKTLSPYVHGGILYKRDNEEHKKTVEELNIQPIDIVVVNLYDFQNALKTGDHDNIVENIDIGGPTLIRSAAKNYKDVLVVTDPSDYDELIDRLKNDNVDITYREKLAMKAFSLTAYYDSVISRYFQEQVGERSKYRTFGFKKEDELRYGENSHQSANLYIDPFVNGKLTDCEVIHGKAMSFNNYNDLNVAVELADELGANSCVALKHQSPCGVAIADSVSEAYHKAYLADSTSIFGGIIAINGVVDEKCAEEMSQIFLEIIAAKDFDEKALEILTKKKNIRLVKIKFDNDSVKEDIKYLNGKVLIQDKDFGVDEYNVVTDEKPSDEDKKDLEFAMKVVKFTKSNAIVLAKDSHTLGIGGGQTSRIWALENIANNHPDVDFTGCVLASDAFFPFSDCVEFAHKLGVKAIIQPGGSIKDQDSIDKCNEYGISMVFTKNRHFKH, from the coding sequence ATGCGCGCGTTAATTTCACTTACGGATAAGACTGATGTAGCTAAATTAGCAAAAAGTTTACAAGAATTGGGATATGAAATCATATCTACTGGTGGTACTTACAAGGAAATCGAAAAATCTGGAGTAAATGTAATAGACATTTCCAAGGTTACAAATTTCCCTGAAATTTTGCAAGGCAGAGTGAAGACTTTGTCCCCATACGTTCACGGTGGAATTTTGTACAAAAGAGATAACGAAGAACACAAGAAAACTGTAGAAGAATTGAACATTCAACCAATCGACATTGTTGTTGTTAATTTGTACGATTTTCAAAACGCATTGAAAACTGGAGACCACGACAACATCGTTGAAAACATCGATATCGGTGGTCCAACTTTGATTAGAAGCGCTGCGAAAAATTACAAGGATGTTTTGGTTGTAACTGATCCTTCTGACTACGACGAACTTATCGACAGATTGAAAAACGACAACGTGGACATCACTTACAGAGAAAAATTAGCGATGAAAGCTTTTAGCTTGACAGCTTACTACGATTCTGTTATTTCAAGATATTTCCAAGAACAAGTTGGAGAACGTAGCAAATACAGAACTTTTGGTTTCAAAAAAGAAGACGAACTTAGATACGGAGAAAACTCACATCAAAGTGCAAATCTTTACATAGATCCATTTGTAAATGGCAAATTGACTGATTGCGAGGTCATTCACGGTAAAGCAATGAGCTTCAACAATTACAACGATTTGAATGTAGCAGTGGAATTGGCTGACGAATTGGGAGCAAATTCTTGTGTTGCATTGAAGCACCAATCTCCATGTGGAGTTGCCATTGCAGACAGCGTTTCTGAAGCGTACCACAAGGCATACTTGGCAGATTCAACTTCGATTTTCGGTGGAATTATCGCCATCAATGGAGTTGTGGATGAAAAATGTGCTGAAGAAATGAGCCAAATTTTCTTGGAAATTATCGCTGCGAAAGATTTCGACGAAAAAGCGCTTGAAATTTTGACTAAAAAGAAAAACATCAGACTTGTTAAGATAAAATTTGACAACGATTCAGTAAAAGAAGACATTAAGTATTTGAATGGAAAAGTTTTAATCCAAGACAAGGACTTCGGTGTTGACGAATACAACGTAGTTACTGACGAAAAACCAAGTGATGAAGACAAGAAAGATTTGGAATTTGCCATGAAAGTGGTTAAATTCACAAAATCAAATGCAATTGTACTTGCAAAAGATTCTCACACTTTGGGAATTGGTGGAGGACAAACATCTAGAATTTGGGCGTTGGAAAACATCGCTAATAACCATCCAGACGTTGATTTTACTGGATGCGTATTGGCATCAGATGCATTCTTCCCATTTTCTGACTGCGTAGAATTTGCACACAAATTGGGAGTAAAAGCTATTATTCAACCAGGTGGAAGCATCAAAGACCAAGACTCCATCGACAAATGCAATGAGTACGGAATTAGCATGGTGTTCACAAAAAACAGACATTTCAAACATTAA
- the purN gene encoding phosphoribosylglycinamide formyltransferase translates to MNIAVFISGTGTNLKALLDAKKENYFKSDIVIVVSNKNAAGLDFAREFNVDTLVSKDDEEIIKCLKSKNVDLIVLAGFLPKISKRIINEFTIVNIHPSLLPKYGGKGCYGIHVHEKVFANKEKTSGATVHFVNEKLDDGDILLQRSVDISNCKSEEEIAKKVLKIEHGILKDAIKKLEESSCAR, encoded by the coding sequence ATGAATATTGCAGTTTTTATTTCAGGTACTGGTACCAATTTGAAAGCTCTACTAGATGCGAAAAAAGAAAATTATTTCAAAAGCGACATTGTCATTGTGGTTAGTAACAAAAATGCAGCTGGTCTTGATTTTGCGAGAGAGTTCAACGTGGATACTTTAGTTTCAAAAGATGATGAAGAAATCATCAAATGTTTAAAATCAAAAAACGTAGATTTAATTGTGTTGGCAGGTTTCTTGCCTAAAATTTCAAAGAGAATTATAAATGAGTTTACAATTGTAAATATCCATCCATCATTGCTTCCAAAATACGGTGGCAAGGGATGTTATGGAATTCACGTTCACGAAAAAGTTTTTGCTAATAAGGAAAAAACTAGCGGTGCGACTGTGCATTTCGTGAATGAAAAATTAGATGATGGAGATATTTTGCTCCAAAGATCTGTGGATATTTCTAATTGTAAATCGGAAGAAGAGATAGCAAAGAAAGTTTTGAAAATAGAACATGGCATTTTGAAAGATGCTATTAAAAAATTGGAGGAGAGTTCATGCGCGCGTTAA
- the purF gene encoding amidophosphoribosyltransferase — MCGVIGIYSKSEVNKKLFFGLNSLQHRGQESCGITVSNGENLHREKGMGLVIDVFKEENLNNLVGNIGIGHVRYSTAGGSHDYNTQPLMAFAKGIEMSLAHNGNLINHQILRTRLEEDGVMFQTAIDSEVILFLIARYYKGDIVEAIKKTMKLIKGAYAIVLCLKDKLIAFRDPLGIRPLVMGKNDEDVVFASENAAVEIVGATEIRDVKPGEIIVVDKEGINSSMYTTEGSPRHCFFEYVYFAREDATLDGTNAYNFRRRCGEYLSQESPCDVDLVVPVPDSGIPSAIGYAQKAGIPYAQGLVKNRYMGRTFIKPTQAEREMAVKLKLNPLRHVLKGKRIVLIDDSIVRGTTSANLIQRIREAGATEVHMRITSPPVKFPCYYGIDTPSRKHLIAANMDIEAIREKIGADSLAFISMEGMIKSSSDKHDKFCKACFDGDYPVDPIVI, encoded by the coding sequence ATGTGTGGAGTTATAGGGATATATTCTAAGTCCGAAGTTAATAAGAAATTATTTTTCGGACTTAACTCCTTACAACACAGAGGACAAGAATCCTGTGGTATCACCGTTAGTAACGGTGAAAACCTACATAGAGAAAAAGGCATGGGACTTGTTATCGATGTGTTTAAGGAAGAAAATTTGAATAATTTAGTTGGTAATATTGGGATAGGACATGTGAGATATTCTACTGCTGGTGGTTCTCACGATTACAACACTCAACCATTGATGGCTTTTGCCAAGGGAATCGAAATGAGTTTGGCTCACAATGGAAATCTTATCAACCATCAAATTTTAAGAACTAGACTTGAAGAAGATGGTGTGATGTTCCAAACAGCGATTGACAGTGAAGTTATTTTGTTTTTGATTGCTAGATATTACAAGGGCGATATCGTCGAAGCTATCAAAAAAACAATGAAACTTATCAAAGGAGCTTATGCTATTGTGTTGTGCTTGAAGGATAAACTTATAGCATTTCGTGATCCTTTGGGAATTAGACCTCTTGTTATGGGAAAAAATGATGAAGATGTTGTGTTTGCATCAGAAAATGCAGCCGTAGAAATCGTCGGAGCAACTGAAATTCGTGATGTAAAACCAGGAGAAATAATTGTCGTAGACAAGGAAGGAATTAATTCTTCGATGTATACAACAGAAGGATCTCCACGTCATTGTTTCTTCGAATATGTGTATTTTGCAAGAGAAGACGCTACGTTGGATGGAACAAATGCGTACAATTTTAGAAGAAGATGCGGAGAATATTTGTCACAAGAATCTCCATGTGATGTTGATTTGGTAGTTCCAGTTCCAGATTCAGGTATTCCATCAGCGATTGGCTACGCGCAAAAAGCAGGAATTCCTTACGCACAAGGTTTGGTAAAAAATAGATATATGGGAAGAACTTTCATCAAACCAACTCAAGCTGAAAGAGAAATGGCAGTTAAATTGAAATTAAATCCTTTGAGACATGTATTAAAAGGAAAGAGAATTGTACTTATAGATGATTCCATTGTAAGAGGAACTACAAGCGCTAATTTGATTCAAAGAATTAGAGAAGCTGGTGCGACAGAAGTTCACATGAGAATTACATCGCCACCTGTCAAATTCCCTTGCTATTACGGAATTGACACTCCTTCAAGAAAGCATTTGATTGCGGCTAACATGGATATCGAAGCTATTCGAGAAAAAATAGGTGCAGATAGCTTGGCGTTTATTTCGATGGAAGGAATGATAAAATCGAGCAGCGACAAACACGACAAATTCTGTAAGGCTTGTTTCGATGGCGATTATCCAGTGGATCCAATAGTTATATAG
- the purC gene encoding phosphoribosylaminoimidazolesuccinocarboxamide synthase, with product MEKLYEGKAKEVYSTEKADEYIIRYKDDATAGNGEKKATIAGKGELNLAITTMIFEMLEKNGIKTHYIETINNTDMRVKKVTIMPLEVIVRNITAGSFAKRYGVEEGRVLNQPTFELSYKDDDLGDPLMCEDHAIALGVITKEEYDYLRKETLKINELLKEFFLKINLKLVDFKIEFGKTDDGQILLADEISPDTCRLWDKDTNKKLDKDIFRRDLGDLTEGYKEVLNRMRG from the coding sequence ATGGAAAAATTGTACGAAGGTAAAGCAAAAGAAGTTTATTCAACAGAAAAGGCTGATGAATATATCATCAGATACAAAGATGATGCAACAGCTGGTAATGGTGAAAAGAAAGCTACAATTGCAGGTAAAGGTGAACTTAATTTGGCAATCACTACAATGATTTTTGAAATGCTTGAAAAAAACGGCATCAAAACTCACTACATCGAAACAATCAACAACACTGATATGAGAGTTAAAAAAGTTACTATTATGCCACTTGAAGTTATCGTTAGAAACATCACTGCAGGTTCTTTTGCAAAAAGATACGGAGTTGAAGAAGGAAGAGTTTTGAATCAACCAACTTTCGAATTATCTTACAAAGATGATGATTTGGGAGATCCATTGATGTGTGAAGATCACGCAATTGCTCTTGGTGTTATCACAAAAGAAGAATACGACTATTTGAGAAAAGAAACTTTGAAAATCAACGAATTATTAAAAGAATTTTTCTTAAAAATCAACTTAAAATTAGTTGACTTCAAAATCGAATTTGGTAAGACTGACGACGGACAAATTTTATTAGCTGACGAAATCAGCCCTGACACTTGTAGATTGTGGGACAAAGATACTAACAAAAAATTAGACAAAGATATTTTCAGAAGAGATTTGGGAGATTTGACAGAAGGCTACAAAGAAGTTCTAAACAGAATGAGAGGCTAG